The Pseudomonas allokribbensis genome has a window encoding:
- a CDS encoding N-acetyltransferase has product MSILQKISEQIKQKGLRATLAKVWKHYFFSHQELLWMERDLVSPVPPHSLKPYPPLRVVKITPDNAGAFARYFGDRVGTMAELANEGHTGHMHLDDHGDAVAFIWGSARDYFDRHYYGCLFPVKPGEFFEFGGELTRSYWGTELSVDLQLELWKAMAAQGCDKVVDVCEFHNIPALKLHLRMGYTEQGRIMNVYTLFARWRFYRETRYSGSRLDALRKPSRPSVTATAT; this is encoded by the coding sequence ATGAGCATTCTGCAAAAAATCAGCGAGCAAATTAAACAGAAAGGCCTGCGTGCCACGTTGGCCAAGGTGTGGAAGCACTATTTCTTTTCCCATCAGGAACTGCTGTGGATGGAGCGCGACCTGGTCAGCCCGGTGCCGCCCCACAGCCTCAAGCCTTACCCGCCGCTGCGGGTGGTGAAGATCACGCCGGACAACGCCGGTGCCTTCGCCCGTTACTTCGGCGACCGCGTCGGGACCATGGCGGAGCTGGCCAACGAAGGTCACACCGGGCACATGCACCTCGACGATCACGGCGATGCGGTGGCCTTCATCTGGGGCAGCGCCCGGGACTATTTCGACCGCCATTACTACGGCTGCCTGTTCCCGGTGAAACCCGGTGAGTTCTTCGAATTCGGCGGCGAACTGACCCGTTCCTATTGGGGCACCGAACTGTCGGTGGACCTGCAACTGGAACTGTGGAAAGCCATGGCCGCCCAGGGCTGCGACAAAGTGGTGGACGTCTGCGAGTTCCACAACATCCCGGCGCTCAAGCTGCACCTGCGCATGGGCTACACCGAACAGGGCCGGATCATGAACGTCTACACCCTGTTCGCCCGCTGGCGTTTCTACCGCGAAACCCGCTACAGCGGCTCGCGTCTGGATGCGCTGCGCAAACCTTCCCGTCCCTCCGTCACAGCAACGGCGACCTGA
- a CDS encoding GNAT family N-acetyltransferase — protein MARFEWRTSLCAPDFPAAAYEGLRLRVTDHTPFNSLGWLIAAEQTLDASEHLHILLGWEADELRLCLPLVASRERFAGIPFGVVHHLGYPLADRLALLSVLEADSLRQALLLIRQRIPHALLQLNELSEPAGEESVLTEWMARSSTGERRLSCRVPVHLISDADLQEVSGDPRYKLRRARKRIAACGAVVRRIIPDAVTMGPLLQAISEVEAVSWKGDEGVGIFASERSRRCIESAFTALAAQGLVRVVTLELDGRCISYRLGLLEQGRLYDYNLAFLPQYADLGSGRVLLEEWIRWGLDDHWRWIDASRVSLENSSHQLHERMTGQLEHWRWSFYSWRPSGLLLGLGLRVWQRLKPKLQQWRARRQTAIAQPVGKPAAITTEGEHASPSHSQR, from the coding sequence ATGGCGCGATTCGAATGGCGCACTTCGTTGTGCGCACCCGACTTCCCGGCAGCAGCCTATGAAGGGCTGCGCCTGCGGGTGACGGATCACACGCCGTTCAACAGCCTCGGCTGGTTGATCGCGGCAGAGCAGACACTCGACGCGAGTGAGCATCTGCACATTCTGCTGGGCTGGGAGGCGGACGAATTGCGCCTGTGCCTGCCGTTGGTGGCGAGTCGTGAACGCTTTGCCGGGATACCGTTTGGCGTGGTGCATCACCTCGGTTATCCGCTGGCGGATCGCCTGGCGCTGCTGTCCGTGCTTGAGGCCGACAGCCTGCGCCAGGCGTTGTTGCTCATTCGCCAGCGCATCCCCCACGCGTTGCTGCAGCTCAACGAACTGTCTGAGCCGGCGGGTGAAGAAAGCGTCCTCACCGAATGGATGGCGCGCAGTTCAACTGGCGAGCGGCGCTTGAGCTGTCGGGTGCCGGTGCACCTGATCAGTGACGCCGATCTTCAGGAAGTCTCCGGTGATCCGCGCTACAAACTGCGCCGTGCGCGCAAACGGATTGCGGCGTGCGGAGCTGTCGTGCGGCGAATCATTCCCGATGCCGTGACCATGGGCCCGCTGTTGCAGGCCATCAGCGAAGTCGAAGCGGTGAGCTGGAAAGGCGACGAAGGCGTCGGCATCTTCGCCAGCGAACGCAGCCGCCGCTGCATCGAAAGCGCCTTTACCGCCCTCGCCGCACAGGGTTTGGTGCGGGTGGTCACGCTGGAGCTGGACGGGCGCTGCATCAGCTACCGACTCGGTTTGCTCGAACAGGGCCGGCTCTACGATTACAACCTCGCGTTCCTGCCGCAGTACGCCGATCTGGGCAGCGGTCGGGTGTTACTGGAGGAATGGATTCGCTGGGGCCTGGACGATCACTGGCGCTGGATCGATGCCTCGCGGGTCAGCCTGGAAAACTCCAGTCACCAACTGCACGAACGCATGACCGGGCAACTGGAACACTGGCGCTGGAGCTTCTACTCCTGGCGCCCGAGCGGCCTGTTGCTGGGGCTTGGGCTACGCGTCTGGCAGCGGCTCAAACCGAAACTGCAGCAGTGGCGAGCACGTCGGCAAACGGCGATCGCCCAACCCGTCGGCAAACCCGCCGCCATCACCACGGAGGGCGAACATGCCTCGCCAAGTCATAGTCAACGCTGA